Proteins co-encoded in one Juglans regia cultivar Chandler chromosome 16, Walnut 2.0, whole genome shotgun sequence genomic window:
- the LOC118343763 gene encoding rust resistance kinase Lr10-like, giving the protein MHNIALGVAHGIEYLHRGCDMQILHFDIKPHNILLDETFTRKVSDFGLAKLYPIDDSIVSLTAVSWTLGYMASELFYKNIGGISYKADVYSFGMLLTEMVVRRRNTNASAEHSSQIYFPTWVYDQLHNGKDLEIEDATVEEKQISKKMIMVALWCIQMKPSDRLSMNKVVEMLEGEVECLQIPTNLSYHHLRRDK; this is encoded by the coding sequence ATGCATAACATTGCTCTAGGAGTTGCTCATGGAATTGAATATTTACATCGAGGTTGTgacatgcaaattttacattttgacATCAAGCCTCATAACATTCTTCTCGATGAGACTTTTACTCGCAAGGTTTCTGATTTCGGCCTAGCAAAACTATATCCGATAGATGATAGCATTGTTTCTTTGACTGCTGTAAGTTGGACATTAGGATACATGGCTTCcgaattattttacaaaaacattgGAGGCATCTCGTACAAAGCCgatgtttatagttttggaATGTTATTAACGGAAATGGTAGTTAGAAGAAGGAACACAAATGCCTCCGCAGAACATTCAAGCCAAATTTACTTCCCCACTTGGGTCTATGATCAACTGCACAATGGAAAAGACCTTGAAATAGAGGATGCAACCGTGgaggaaaaacaaataagtaagaAAATGATCATGGTCGCACTATGGTGTATACAGATGAAGCCTAGTGATCGTCTTTCAATGAACAAAGTTGTGGAAATGCTTGAAGGAGAAGTTGAATGCTTACAAATCCCAACAAACCTTTCCTATCATCATCTTCGGAGAGACAAATAG